In Bradyrhizobium erythrophlei, a single genomic region encodes these proteins:
- a CDS encoding branched-chain amino acid ABC transporter permease — protein MLATALVSGLSLGSIYGLIALGFTLTFAVSGTVNFAQGSSVMLGAVVCHALAMGLHWPMLAAIPAALVVCAIWGLIVERIAVRPFVARGSNAWLMATVALGIVLDNVVMVLFGKEPRALPSSLADDPWVIGTVGIFPLQVLVPLVGLGLALVVHLGMHRTSLGLKLRAAVENPDAARLMSIDVTMLISLTYAAAALLAGIGGILIAPLYNVAYDMGTLFGIKAFAVAILGGLTNPWGVVIAGLGYGLVEACATTWLGSGSTQIVTFSAVIAALVLAPSGLFGGRAKVRV, from the coding sequence ATGCTGGCAACCGCACTCGTCTCGGGGCTCAGCCTCGGGAGCATTTACGGCCTGATCGCGCTCGGCTTCACGCTGACTTTTGCCGTGTCCGGGACGGTGAACTTCGCGCAAGGGTCATCCGTGATGCTGGGGGCGGTGGTCTGTCACGCGCTGGCCATGGGATTGCACTGGCCGATGTTGGCCGCAATTCCGGCTGCGCTGGTGGTGTGCGCGATCTGGGGCCTGATCGTCGAGCGTATCGCGGTCCGGCCCTTCGTCGCGCGCGGCAGCAATGCCTGGCTGATGGCGACCGTTGCGCTCGGCATCGTGCTCGACAACGTCGTGATGGTGTTGTTCGGCAAGGAGCCGCGTGCGCTGCCATCATCCCTGGCCGACGATCCCTGGGTCATCGGCACCGTCGGCATCTTCCCGCTTCAGGTGCTGGTTCCGCTGGTCGGGCTCGGGCTCGCGCTCGTGGTTCATCTCGGCATGCACCGGACTAGTCTGGGCCTGAAGCTGCGCGCTGCGGTCGAGAACCCGGACGCGGCGCGGCTGATGAGCATCGATGTCACCATGCTTATCTCGTTGACTTACGCGGCGGCGGCGCTGCTCGCCGGGATCGGCGGCATCCTGATCGCGCCGCTCTATAATGTCGCCTACGACATGGGAACGTTGTTCGGCATCAAGGCTTTTGCGGTGGCCATTCTCGGCGGCCTGACCAATCCTTGGGGCGTCGTAATCGCCGGCCTCGGCTACGGCCTGGTCGAAGCCTGCGCCACGACCTGGCTCGGCTCCGGCAGCACCCAGATCGTGACGTTTTCGGCAGTGATTGCCGCACTTGTGCTGGCGCCGTCCGGCCTGTTCGGCGGTCGGGCCAAGGTGCGGGTATGA
- a CDS encoding branched-chain amino acid ABC transporter permease, with product MGQLVVNGLALGSIYALVALGLLLIFNTVQIVNFAQGQLLMLGAFIGISCAVTHELPMAASWAITMAAMALVGVVFMTLVYFPLRGRPAFLVILTTIAMGIVLENLALIIWGPLPVSLPSPVSGPPLRFAGIVVSMHQLFIFATLAVILLLQFLFLTRTRFGILMQATAQDLHTARLVGIPVNRTIAVAFALGTVLSGIAGLLVAPIFLAEPTMGGSLGLKGFVVSVIGGFGNLPGAVIGGLFLGLIETFGARYISSNFRDAYAFIVMITVLIAWPRGLFGEKSSEKV from the coding sequence ATGGGCCAGCTCGTCGTCAACGGCCTCGCGCTCGGCAGCATCTATGCTCTCGTCGCGCTTGGCCTGCTTCTGATCTTCAACACCGTCCAGATCGTCAACTTCGCGCAAGGCCAGCTTCTGATGCTCGGTGCGTTCATCGGCATCAGCTGCGCGGTCACGCACGAACTGCCGATGGCGGCTTCATGGGCCATCACCATGGCGGCGATGGCCCTGGTCGGCGTCGTCTTCATGACGCTGGTGTATTTCCCGCTGCGCGGCCGTCCGGCTTTCCTCGTCATCCTGACAACGATCGCGATGGGCATCGTTCTGGAAAATCTGGCGCTGATCATCTGGGGGCCGCTGCCGGTCTCATTGCCCTCCCCGGTCAGCGGACCGCCTCTACGCTTTGCCGGCATCGTGGTCTCCATGCACCAGCTTTTCATCTTTGCAACGCTTGCGGTGATCCTGCTCCTGCAATTTCTCTTTCTCACCAGAACGCGGTTCGGAATCCTGATGCAGGCAACCGCGCAGGACCTGCACACCGCAAGGCTGGTCGGCATCCCCGTGAACCGGACCATTGCGGTGGCTTTCGCGCTCGGCACCGTGCTCTCCGGCATTGCCGGGCTCTTGGTTGCCCCGATTTTTCTCGCCGAACCGACCATGGGCGGAAGCCTTGGCCTCAAAGGCTTCGTCGTCAGCGTCATCGGCGGCTTCGGCAATCTGCCCGGCGCGGTGATCGGCGGGTTGTTTCTCGGGCTCATTGAGACCTTCGGCGCGCGCTATATCTCGTCCAATTTCCGTGACGCCTATGCCTTCATCGTGATGATTACCGTTCTCATCGCCTGGCCGCGCGGCCTGTTCGGCGAGAAGAGCAGCGAGAAGGTCTGA
- a CDS encoding purine-cytosine permease family protein: protein MTTSELRSDIHSIEPIPDSDRDSTGLQQMWIWAGANIAPVNWALGALGIILKLGLWETIAVIVFGNIIGCAIFAAFTVMGHKTGVNQMVLSRSAFGRRGAYLPSLLMFLMTLGWIGVNTYFPVKISMAILGQFGIPESILTTFIIMTLVMVVQVVIGIYGFYAIRTFEKYTVPVTVAIMVLMSVLAWSQPGVVNWNLTSSLPPGAHLAMLSLLMTAIGVGWGISWVTWASDYSRFVPRSVSSSSVFWYSYVGMLVPSIWLAVLGATIASVTTDTDPAKMVSAVFGGVASLLVLLMVLHGPIATNILNVYSAALAALSMGVRLSRTSLALVVGIIGYLVTIYFVFAPSFAKAFDNWMISLLLWMSPWAGIILADFFIKRKSKIDVAELYAAPETSAYGDINWGAIIAFLVGLAAGWALEDGLVPALQGPLSGLLGGADLSWLAGIVIAGALYLAIGGKTATAAALAPTGAATK, encoded by the coding sequence ATGACTACTTCTGAACTACGTTCCGACATTCACAGCATCGAACCAATTCCAGACTCCGATCGCGATTCAACCGGACTGCAGCAGATGTGGATCTGGGCGGGCGCCAACATCGCCCCGGTCAACTGGGCGCTGGGCGCGCTCGGCATCATTCTCAAGCTTGGTCTGTGGGAGACGATTGCCGTCATCGTGTTCGGCAACATCATCGGCTGCGCCATCTTCGCTGCCTTCACGGTGATGGGCCACAAGACCGGCGTCAACCAGATGGTGCTCAGCCGCTCCGCCTTCGGCCGCCGCGGCGCCTATCTGCCGAGCCTCCTGATGTTCCTGATGACGCTCGGCTGGATCGGCGTGAACACCTACTTCCCGGTCAAGATCTCGATGGCGATCCTCGGCCAGTTCGGAATCCCGGAATCGATCCTGACCACCTTCATCATCATGACCCTCGTCATGGTGGTCCAGGTCGTCATCGGCATCTACGGCTTCTACGCCATTCGCACCTTCGAGAAGTACACGGTGCCTGTCACCGTCGCCATCATGGTGCTGATGAGCGTGCTGGCCTGGAGCCAGCCCGGCGTCGTCAACTGGAATTTGACCAGCTCGCTGCCGCCGGGAGCGCATCTTGCGATGCTCTCGCTGCTGATGACCGCGATCGGCGTTGGCTGGGGCATTTCCTGGGTGACGTGGGCGTCGGACTATTCGCGCTTCGTGCCGCGCAGCGTGTCTTCGTCCTCCGTGTTCTGGTACAGCTATGTCGGAATGCTGGTGCCGTCGATCTGGCTCGCCGTTCTCGGCGCAACCATCGCCAGCGTCACCACCGATACCGATCCGGCCAAGATGGTCAGCGCCGTGTTCGGAGGCGTCGCGAGCCTGCTCGTGCTGTTGATGGTTTTGCACGGACCGATCGCGACCAACATCCTCAATGTCTATTCGGCGGCTCTGGCCGCGCTTAGCATGGGAGTCCGCCTCTCACGCACATCGCTCGCGCTGGTCGTCGGTATCATCGGCTATCTCGTGACAATCTATTTCGTCTTTGCGCCCTCTTTCGCGAAGGCCTTCGACAACTGGATGATCAGCTTGCTGCTCTGGATGAGCCCGTGGGCCGGCATCATCCTGGCCGACTTCTTCATCAAGCGGAAAAGCAAGATCGACGTGGCCGAACTCTATGCCGCGCCGGAAACGAGCGCCTATGGCGACATCAACTGGGGCGCCATCATCGCGTTTCTGGTGGGCCTTGCCGCCGGCTGGGCGCTGGAGGACGGGCTCGTACCCGCCTTGCAAGGCCCACTCTCCGGTCTTCTGGGTGGCGCGGACCTCAGCTGGCTCGCCGGAATCGTGATCGCCGGCGCGCTGTATCTCGCCATCGGAGGCAAGACCGCCACGGCGGCTGCGCTGGCGCCAACAGGGGCGGCTACAAAGTAA
- a CDS encoding ABC transporter substrate-binding protein, with amino-acid sequence MPTKLTRRQAIALPAGIAVGSLVGRSALAAEPIKIGLVAALSGPSAKSGEGITRGLQIAIDEINAKGGLLGGRMLELVRRDDESNPAKGQTAARELIDKEGAAILYGGIDSPVSLAIVPLVNSAKVPFMGVWAAATNITRNGANPNFVFRVSAVDVLVDRALIKYAMTKFGSKKPGLMLVNNGWGESNLAGLTAAAQAAGITLAGAEKFDDKDPDMTPQLQRLREAGADTIILVGNAAPGAQVIKSLQKSAWVVPVVSHWGISGGRFPELAGSWAGKVHFVQTYSFFGPQNDVGKRVLAAMMAKYPDVKGPGDVTPPVGVANAYDAMQLTALAIAKAGSTEGPKLREGLLNIDSYQGLIKNYAKPFTDENHDALNENDYVMVRYNGDQIEPVTG; translated from the coding sequence ATGCCTACAAAACTGACGCGCCGCCAAGCGATTGCTCTGCCTGCCGGCATTGCTGTGGGAAGTCTCGTTGGCCGCTCCGCGCTCGCAGCGGAGCCGATCAAGATCGGCCTGGTCGCGGCGCTTTCCGGACCTTCGGCGAAGTCCGGCGAGGGAATTACCCGCGGTCTTCAGATCGCGATCGACGAAATCAATGCCAAGGGCGGCCTGCTCGGTGGCCGGATGCTGGAGCTTGTGCGCCGCGACGACGAGTCGAACCCGGCCAAGGGGCAGACCGCGGCGCGCGAGCTGATCGACAAGGAGGGCGCAGCGATCCTCTATGGCGGCATCGACAGTCCGGTGTCCTTGGCTATCGTGCCGCTGGTGAATTCAGCCAAGGTTCCCTTCATGGGCGTGTGGGCGGCGGCAACCAACATCACGCGCAACGGCGCCAATCCGAACTTCGTCTTCCGCGTCTCCGCCGTGGACGTCCTGGTCGACCGCGCCTTGATCAAATACGCCATGACCAAGTTCGGCTCCAAGAAGCCGGGCCTGATGCTGGTCAACAACGGCTGGGGCGAATCCAATCTCGCCGGTCTTACCGCCGCCGCACAGGCCGCCGGCATTACGCTCGCGGGCGCGGAAAAGTTCGACGACAAGGATCCCGACATGACGCCGCAGCTGCAGCGGCTGCGGGAGGCCGGCGCCGACACCATCATCCTGGTGGGCAACGCCGCTCCCGGTGCGCAGGTGATCAAGTCGTTGCAGAAATCCGCCTGGGTGGTGCCCGTCGTCTCGCACTGGGGTATCTCGGGCGGGCGTTTCCCCGAGCTCGCAGGCTCCTGGGCGGGCAAGGTGCACTTCGTCCAGACCTACAGCTTCTTCGGACCGCAGAATGACGTCGGCAAACGCGTGCTGGCCGCCATGATGGCGAAATATCCCGACGTCAAGGGACCGGGCGATGTCACGCCGCCGGTCGGCGTTGCCAACGCCTATGATGCGATGCAACTGACGGCGCTCGCCATCGCCAAGGCCGGCTCGACCGAAGGCCCCAAATTGCGCGAAGGCCTTTTGAACATTGATAGTTATCAGGGCCTGATCAAGAACTACGCGAAGCCGTTTACGGACGAGAACCACGACGCGTTGAACGAAAACGACTACGTCATGGTCCGTTACAACGGGGATCAGATCGAGCCCGTCACCGGCTGA
- a CDS encoding ABC transporter substrate-binding protein produces the protein MTSILMKNSVAGAAAICLAMTLASPSKAEPASCPSPIPLGLTTALTGNTALLGTQARSGVEFAVDEINAAGGINGKKLALATEDTGASSTDALNAMNRILEGKPLVIFGSMISPHVFAQTEVVNKSETPFLVGATNAKVTSQGSKWLFRTHVHDGQLADLIPEYLVKTLNKTKPGVIAVADDYGLGASRGIQASLAKLNATPVAVTSYAPSDKDMSAQLLEIRDKGADSVIVFGRPADVTLVVKQMNDLGIKLTTIGNSSLVAQTALNNLTAAEADGAYAIGGMIPQTSADPKILDWAKRVQDKYKVPADNFTVSYYDTVYLLKSIIEKVGCDKAAIRDSFAATKDWKGMLISYQADALGDLAHTLGVYRNKGKTPELAGPIKESGF, from the coding sequence ATGACGTCGATATTGATGAAGAACTCTGTCGCCGGTGCTGCTGCGATCTGTCTGGCCATGACCTTGGCCAGCCCATCGAAGGCTGAGCCTGCCAGCTGCCCCTCGCCGATCCCGCTCGGCCTGACCACGGCCCTGACCGGCAATACGGCCTTGCTCGGCACCCAGGCGCGCAGCGGCGTCGAATTCGCCGTCGACGAGATCAACGCCGCCGGCGGCATCAATGGCAAGAAGCTGGCGCTCGCCACGGAAGATACGGGGGCGTCGAGCACCGATGCGTTGAACGCGATGAACCGCATCCTCGAAGGCAAGCCGCTCGTGATTTTCGGCTCGATGATCAGCCCGCATGTGTTCGCCCAGACGGAAGTCGTCAACAAATCGGAGACGCCATTTCTGGTCGGCGCGACCAATGCGAAGGTGACGTCACAGGGCAGCAAGTGGCTGTTCCGGACCCACGTCCATGACGGCCAGCTTGCCGACCTCATCCCGGAATATCTGGTCAAGACGCTTAACAAGACCAAGCCGGGCGTCATTGCCGTTGCCGACGACTACGGCCTTGGTGCGTCGCGCGGCATTCAGGCCTCGCTCGCCAAACTGAACGCAACTCCGGTCGCCGTGACGTCCTATGCCCCGTCCGACAAGGACATGAGCGCACAGTTGCTCGAGATCAGGGACAAGGGCGCCGACAGCGTCATCGTGTTCGGCCGCCCTGCCGACGTGACCCTCGTCGTCAAGCAAATGAACGATCTCGGTATCAAGCTCACCACCATCGGCAACTCGAGCCTCGTGGCGCAGACGGCGCTCAACAACCTCACCGCAGCGGAAGCCGATGGCGCCTATGCGATCGGCGGCATGATCCCGCAGACATCAGCCGATCCCAAGATTCTGGATTGGGCCAAACGCGTGCAGGACAAATACAAGGTGCCGGCCGACAATTTCACCGTCTCCTATTACGATACCGTCTACCTCCTGAAATCGATCATTGAAAAAGTTGGTTGCGACAAGGCGGCAATCCGCGACTCCTTCGCCGCCACCAAGGACTGGAAAGGCATGCTGATTTCCTATCAGGCTGATGCCTTGGGCGATCTCGCGCACACGCTTGGCGTCTATCGCAACAAGGGAAAAACGCCGGAGCTGGCCGGCCCGATCAAGGAAAGCGGATTCTAA